GATATTAATCCTAAATCAATCCGTATTGCTAAGGCTCTTGCGCTATTATTGGAGTTTAAAACCTGCTCTTTAAGCATTAAAGATATTTTTAGTGAGCCTTTTAAAACAGAATCTAAATTTGATAAAGTCTTTTGCCATCCACCATTACTAAGCCATTTAAGCCTTAAAGCACCTAGAGAATCAAAACTTGCCCCTTACAATAAAACCGCATTAGAAATCCCTTTTATAGATTATTCCTTAATGCGTTTTAGTAAAAAAGCAGTTTTTATTGTGCGCACTTCACTTTTAAGCAAGGGAGCAGGAGAGCGATTGTGTAAATATTTATTAAAAAATGGATTATTAGAATCTGTTATTGAATTGCCTGATAATATTTTTCCTTATAAAACAGAATCTTATTCTATTTTAGTAATTTCAAATACAAATAAACGCTGTTTATTTATCAACGCGCGGGATTTTTATATAAAAGAGGGCAAATACCATAAGCTAATTAATCTTGAAGAAATCCTAGATTTATATTTTTCTAAGCAAAACACAAAATATTCTAATTTTGTAGAATATGCAAAAATCAAGGGTATAAATTTGTGTTTATTCGAGAGTCAAAACTCTACACAAATCCCATTAGGAAGCCTTTTAGACTGCATTTATAGGGGTGCTCGTATCGTTTCTAAAAACGATAGTGATTTAATCTCTTGTTATGATTTTGGGATTAAAGATTTTAATCCTTATGGCTTTAGCGATAATTTTTGCGATTCCACACTAAAGGCAAATAGCAAGCAACTTGAAGTGTTAAAAATTAAGCCTTATGATATTTTGCTTTCAATGCGTGGTGTAACCCCAAAAGTTGCAATTATTAGCAAAGAAGCAGAGAATAAAATCATTCTTGCAAATGCTGGAATCTTAGTGCTTCGTTTTAAAGATTATAAAGTTGCAAAGGCATTGTATTTTTATTTTTTAAGCAAAGCAGGGCAGGAGCTTCTTAAGTCTTTTTATCTAAAACACAATGAACGCGTGGGTGAAAAAGAGATAAAAGCATTAGCATTACCACAAGATTTTTTAGATTCCTTAGAGAGCTATAATGCAGACTTTGAAAAGTTATGCGAATATGGAGAAATAGTAGCAAAATACACAAGTGCGATAAAAAAAACTTTAGGCTTTTAAAGCTAAAAATTTTTTAGATTCCATTTTCAAACATTCTTAAAAGCCCAAATTTTCTAAGAAACTTCAGAAAAAATAAATTAAAAATGTTTTATTGAATTGTATTGTTTAAAAGAATATAATAAATCATTTTTATTTTTACAAATATAAGGAGAAATAAATGCAAAACAATGTTCAATTAACCCAGCGGGGGGGGGGGGCAAATCCTAGTTATCAGCCACTAAAACGACTTACTTCTTCAATCTTTTATGGTTCATTAGTTTTAACAACCTTACTTACAAATGTCAATGCAGATGATATTACTATAACTCAACCTCAAAATAATAATGTCTCTATTCAAAGTGGTCAAAACAAAGACAATATTATTGTTGAAAGTGGTGGTTCTATTATTGTAAATAATCAAAGCGTCGTAGCCATAGAGAATAAAGGAACGATTAATCAATCAATTCATATAAAAGATGGTGCTACTTTAACAGGTGGAACTAATACTACTGGTAATAGTTTTTATGTTTCTATTCATAATAATAGTGGGACAATAGGCGATATAAAAATTGATAAAGGTGCAATTTTAAATGGTGGAATTATGAATTATGCACGATTGATGGGCGGTCGATCGACTGTGAAAGGCGATATTGAAGTCGCAGGAACAATCAACGGAACTAATATTGGTATTCAAAATAGTTTTGGGACGATTGAGGGGAATGTTCTTGTTAAAGAAACTGGTAAATTAACCGGAAATATTTGGAATCAAGATAGAATCCAAGGTAAAGTAGAGGTTAATGGATATCTCGATGGAAGCATTGTCAATAGAAACAATAATTCTCAATCTTATATTGGAGAAAATATTATAGTAGGAAGTGGTGGTAATGTAACAAAGGATATTAGAAATGAAGGAACTATTGAAAAAGGTATTATAATAGAAAAAGGTGGAGTAGTAGCGGGCAGTATTAATAATACTGGTAAAATTAACCAAAATGGCATCTCCATCAATGGCGGTAGCGTAGGTGGCGACATTAAAAACAGCGGAACCAATGCAAAAACAGGAAACATTACTATTAACAATGGTGGAAGTGTTGGTGGTTCTATCATCAATGAAAATGGTGCAAATTATGAAGCTACAAATACAATTACACTAGATAAAGGCTCTAGCCTAGGTGGTATTCAAAACAAAGGAGCAAACTCAACTTTTAGTGCCAATCTTGATTTAAAAGGCAATGTTGGAACAATCTCTAATGAAGGAACATTTAATAGTGATTTAAATCTTAATAACATTAGTGTTAATACAATTAACAATTCTAAAGATTTCAATGGAGATTTAAATCTTAGTAATGGTGCGAGTGTTCAAGCCATTAACAACAATGGCGGAACAATCTCTAAAGATATTAGTATAAACTCTAATGCTAAGGTTGGAACAATCTCTAATGCTGTTGGTGCAATCATTGCAAAAAACATTTCTGTAAATAATGCTACACTAACAAGCATTGATAACAAAGGAACAATTCAAGAAGCTATTAAATTAGAAAACAATGGAACAATAGGCGATATTACTAATAGTGGAACAATCACAAATGGTATCACTGCAAGTAATGGAACAATCAATAAGATTACTAATAGTGGAACAATCTCTAAAGAAATTAATATAAGCTCTAATGCTAAGGTTGGAGCAATCTCTAACTCTGGAACAATTCAAGAAGCTATTAGACTAAATAGTGGAATCCTAACTGCTCTAAGCAATGCTAAAAATGCAACCATTAAAGAAGTAAGTATTACTAATAATTCTAAAGTAGGTAATATTACTAATGAAGGCACAATCACAAATGGTATCACAATTGATAAAGCAAGCTTAGAAGGTAATATTACAAATTCTGGAAATCTTTCTAAAATAGATGTTAATAATGGTGGAAACATCACAGGTAATATTACTTATAGCAATAACGCTAAAGGAAATCTTACTATTAAAGATGGTGGTAAAGTAGCAGGAGCTTTTATTAATGAAAAAAATTCAACCTTTAATGACGCAATCAAAGTAGAAAACAATGCAAGTTTAGGCGGAGTTGTTAATAAAGGAACATTTTCAGGTAGTCTTACAGTAGATAAAGGTGGAGAAGTAGGATATATTTCTTATGAAGAGGGTTCTACCTTTAATGGAACACTAGATATAAAAGGGGAAGTAGGTGGAATCTCTAATAAAGGAAACTTTAATGGAACTATTAAAGTAGATTCTATTCTAAAAGCTTTAAGTAATGAAGGAACTATTAAAGAAGTAGAACTTGCCAATACTGCTAAACTTGATGCTCTAATTAATGAAGGAACTATTAATGATAAACTCACAAACAAAGGAGAGCTTGCACAATTAGCAAACTCTGGGACATTAGAAAATGGATTTGAAAGTGAGAGTAAAAAGATACCACTTTAATAAACTCTGGAAACATTAAAAATGGTATTACTAATAATGGAACTGGAAAACTAACTCTAGCTAATAGTGGAACTATCACTAATGGTATTACTAACAACACTAATGCAAATCTCACTTTAGTTAATCAAAAGAACATTACAGGAGATATTACTAACAATACCAATGCAAATCTTACCTTAGATAACCACAAAGACATCACAGGAAGTATCACTAACTCTGGGGAATTAACTCTAACTAATACTGGAGATATTTCTAAGGGAGTTACTAATAATGCTAATAGTAATTTAACTCTAACTAACTCTGGAACAATTACTGAAAATATCACTAACTCTGGTGAATTAACTCTTACTAATACTGGAAATATTTCTCAAGGTATTACTAATAGTGGAACTATGACTCTTGCTAATAACCTTGATAATGGTATAACAAGAGCAGTAAGTAATCTTGCAAATGGAATCATTGGTAAAAACAATAATGGTGTGCAATTAGAAAACAATGGAGTAAATGCTAAACTCTCTATTAAAGATTGGTATTTTAAAGCACCTGAATTTACAACTAATGATGAAAGAAAAGATGGCTCTTTACTTGTAGGTGGAGATAATATTGCTGGAATCTCTTTAGAGAAAGTCTATATTAACACTGAAGATTTAGATATAGATAAAATCTATGATTCTAATACTTTCTTTGCAGATAAAGATGGAAATGCAGTAGGAGAGCAAATTAATACTAATCAAGGAATTGATGCTAATAATATCCATTCTATCTCTGGAATTTATACCTTTGAGAGTGCAAACAATAATGGGGGATATAGAGCAAAAATTAATCGTGCAGAATTAAGTGGTAAAACCTTAGCACAATCTGTTGTGTATTCTTCAAGACTTAGAAATATGAGCGTTTCAAATCTTTTAAGAGCTACCACCACACAGAACTTTGCAACAAACTTTAATGCCATAGAAGATATGGAACTCTCTAAAGAAGGAGAAGCACCAACAGATGCAGATGTTTTATCAGAGTTTGAAAAACTCTATATTAACCATAATAACTTAGAATCTAAAAACCATTCCTTTGTAATTCCTTATTATCAATACTTTAGTGCAGATATGGAAGGGGGCAGTGGAAAACTAAAATCTAATTCTGCAGGAATGCTAATAGGAACACAAAGACTACTTCCAAATGATTATGGAATCTTAGGTGTTTATGGCGGATTTGAAAGTGCAGATCAAGATGTTTCTAACCAAAGATTAGAGTTTGATAATAAATCTTACTTTGGGGGATTATCTTATTATGATATTTTTATAGAAAAGGTTTAACACAATATTTTGTGAGTCTTACAACAAATCTTGATTACACTAATGCAGATGTTAGCAAAACTTATACAGATGGTGTTACAAAAGTAGATTCTACTGCAAAGATTTATGGATATGGAGTAAATGCAAGAGTTGGATTAAGCCATTATATGTTGCATAACTATTTAAGAGTAACTCCAGAGATAGGATTTAATTATTTAGGAATGCATTCTAAAGACTTTACATTACAACACTTAGGTGGAACAAATGAACATTATAAGGCACAATATTTTAACTTTATAGATACAGTTGCTTCTATAAAAATAGAATCCCCTTATAGTAATCGTTTAAGAACATCTTTTAGTGTAGGTGGTTTATACAATGTTTATAAAGATGCAGAAGGAAGATTAAAGCTAGATAGAAATATCCTTACAAGTGAAATTGATGTTGCAAGATGGTATGCATTTGTGCAAATGGGATTATCTTATGATTTCTTAGAAAATGCTAATCTCTCATTAAACTATAATGGAATCTCTACACTCTCAAGCAAAGCAAACTCTCATAGTGTGTTTGTGAAGTTTGCTTGGTGGTGGTAGGGGAGTTGGAATCTAATTAGAATCTAAAATGTATTTACATTTTAGATTCCACTAGCTCCATTTTCAATTTATTTATCTACTACTTACTTATCATTTTACCTTATATTTACCAACACTTATCATTTACCCATTTTGCTTAAAAACTATTTTAAAACTATATAATAAAATTTAAAGACTATATAATAAACTTACTTTCAACAAATTTCGCTATAATGCGTGATTTTTCAAATCTTTAATCATTTAAATTGAGTGATGATTCTACATTCTATTCTTTGGAGTTTCTATGTCTGCAAAAACTATCAATCAACAGCTTGATGAATTGTTTAAAAATGCCACCAAATATGTTTCTTATGAAAAAATCGCACAAGTTTTAGTTAAACTTCCCACAGCAGCCCAAGCAAAAAAGTAAGTGAATTAGCAAAAATATAAAAAACAATTAATGGCAGCTTCAGAGGTTGCAAAAATTTTAAATCAAGATGATGCAAGAAAGATTAAAGAAGATAAAAACGCCTTTTAGATGAAGAATTAGAAGATGAATTTGACTTTATGAAAGAAAGGGAGCTTTTAGAGTGGAGTAGAAGTGATAGCCCTGTTAGAATGTATCTTAGAGAAATGGGACAAATCCCACTTCTAACAAGAGATGAAGAAATAGAATTAAGCAAAAACATAGAGCTTGGAGAAAATATTATCTTAGATGCAATCTGCTCTGTGCCTTATTTAATAGATTTTATCTTAGATTACAAAGAAGCTTTAATTAATAGAGAAAGAAGAGTTAAAGAGCTTTTTAAAAGCTTTGATGATGAAGAAGATAAAGAAGAAGAGAGTGAAGAAGTAGATGAAGAAAATGAAGAAATAGAAACAGAAGATAAGATTCTAAAAACCTATTTCTAAAAAGATCAAAAAAGAGTAGAAAAAGTTCTTGTTAGTTTTAAAGCACTAGAAAAAGCTAAAAAGATTGGTTAAAAACTTGGGAGCTAGAAAATGGAGATGAAACTTCTAAAGATATGCTCTATCTCTTAACCCTAGCACATAAAAACAATTCTTAAAAGAAAAGCTTTTAGACTTAGGACCAACCAGTAAGCTCATCAATGAGCTTGTTAAAGCAATGGAAAACACAATTAAAAGTGATGAAGGATTTGATAAGGAATTAAAGCGTTTAGAATACCGTTTACCCCTTTTTAATGATATGCTCTTAGAAAACCATAAAAAGATTTTAGAAAATATCACAGAAATGAACAAAACAGAAATCACAGCAGCAGTGCCAGAAGCTACAATGGTTTCAACCTATATGGAAATTAAAAACTCTTTCAAACGAAAGCTGCAAGTGAGGAAGCTTTGATTTAGAACCAGAAAAGCTTAAACAAATCCTAGAACAAATTAAAAGGGGGAAAGATATTGCTGATAAAGCCAAAACAAAAATGGCTAAATCTAATTTAAGGCTTGTGGTGAGTATTGCAAAGCGTTATACAAACAGAGGCTTCCCTTTTTAGACTTAATCCAAGAAGGCAATATTGGATTAATGAAAGCTGTGGATAAATTTGAGTATAAAAGGGGTATCGCTTTTCAACCTATGCAACTTGGTGGATAAGACAAGCAATTTCAAGAGCTATTGCCGATCAAGCCCGCACTATTAGAATCCCTATCCATATGATTGAAACTATTAATCGTATTAATAAAATTATGCGCAAATGCTTACAAGAAGAAGGAAAAGAACCCGATTTAGAAAAAATTGCTGAAGAAGTAGGCTTACCTTTAGATAAAGTTAAAAATGTGATTAAAATCACTAAAGAACCTATTAGCCTTGAAGCTCCAATAGGTAATGGAGAAGATGGTAAGTTTGGAGACTTTGTAGAAGATAAAAGTGCAGTAGGTCCAATGGATCATATCTTAAAAGAAGATCTCAAAAGTCAAATTGATGATGTGTTAGATCAACTTAATGAAAGAGAAAAAGCAGTAATTAGAATGCGTTTTGGATTATTAGATGATGAATCTGATAGAACACTAGAAGAGATTGGAAAAGAACTTAATGTTACAAGAGAGAGAGTTAGACAAATAGAATCTAGTGCTATTAAAAAACTTAAACATCCAAAAGTAGGAAGAAAGCTTAAGAATTATATTGAAGAATAGTTGGAATCCAAAAATGGATTCCGTGTTTTAAAGTGCTTTATTGCTCTTGCAAATCTTTAAAGATTTGGGTGGCTAAAGGCAGTGAGTAAAAGCCGTCTTGGTCCATAAAATGTCCGCCAGAATCTGTGGCGATTAACTTTGCATTGAGTGCTTTTGCAACTTCTTTGCTTAGGGTGTGTGGGACAATTTTATCATCTTTAGAAGAAATTACAATAGCTAGGTTAAGGTGGTTTTGTAGGGCTTTGTAATTAGGCTTTGTTTGTGTAAAGCCATTAAGAATAGGCAAGATTTCTAAAGGCTTATCAAATGGTGCTACAAGGATAATACCACCAATTTTAGAATCTTTTTTAAATTGCGTTTGGCTTAAAAATTGCAAAAGTGCGATTCCACCTAAGGAATGCGTGATAAAGTAGGTGTTGGAATCTAGTGTTGTAACTTGCCTCTTTAAATGCTGTGTCCATTGCTCTAAGCTTGGTTTATCAGGTGTTGGCATATCAAGGGCTTTAACGCTATATCCTAAGTCTTGTAATTCTTGCTTAAGGTTTGGAATCCACGCATATTTGCTTGTGCAGTTAAAGCCGTGTATAATATACACTTCCTTTGCAAAGAGTGGATAGACAAAGAGAAATAAAAGCATTAGTAACTTTTTCATTTAAGAAAACCTCTAAAAATAATTTGCAAAAGCTAATAATATATTGTAGCTTAAATTTAAAATATCTTAAATTTAAGTGTAGTTTATGTAGAATTTAAGATTTATGTTTTACAAGGAATTTTATGAAAAACACACAAGATATATGGAATCTAAAACCTCTATTTGATAGCAAAGAATCTTTACAAAATGCAATGCAAAGCGCAATTACAAAGGCGCAAGACTTTGAGAAGAAATATAAAGGCAATCTTAATGCGCTAAATGCAGAATCCTTTTATCAAAGCTTAAAAGAATATGAAGCACTTTGTGAGAAGCTATCACGCATTATGACTTATGCGTTTTTGTGCTTTGCGTCTAACACAAAAGAAGGGGCATTTTATGCAGAATGCGAAATGGAAGTCAATAAGGCGCAAGATTTTTTGCTGTTTTTTGATTTAGAATTTAATGCACTTGAAAGAGCAAAACAGCAAGAGTTTATAGAGAGTGCAAAGGGATATGCGTATTATTTAGAGCTTTTACAAAAGCACGCAAAGTATCAACTAAGCTTACAAGAAGAAAAAGTGTTGCTAAAAACACAGCCTGTGGGCGTGGATAGTTTTAAGCGATTATTTGATGAGCATTTAAGTAATTTGCGCTTTTTAATCACGCTTAAAGGGGCAAACAAAGAAGTTAGTGAAGAAGAAGTTTTAAGCCTGCTTTATGACAAGGATAGGGAAGTGCGTAAAATGGCGCAAGAATCCTTAAGTAAAACATTGGCGCAAAATCTCCCGCTTCTAACTTATATTTATAATGTGGTGCGTAAGGATTTAAAGATTACAGTGGAGTTGCGTGGATATGAAAGCCTAGAGCAATCGCGCCATATTGCTAACCAAACCACGCAAAAAAGTGTAGATATGATGGTAGATACCATTAATAAAAATGTTGGAATTGTAGAAGAATATTATACACTTAAAGCACAATTACTAGGCTATGATTGCCTTTATGATTATGATCGTTATGCGCCTATTGCTAATGATGAAGCGGACTTTAGTTATATGGAATCTAAAAGTATTGTTTTAGAAGCGTTTGCGGAGTTTTCGCCAAAGTTTTACGAAATTGCCAAGCGTGCGTTTGATGAAGGTTGGATTGACTCACATCCTAGAGAAAATAAGCGCGGTGGAGCGTTTAGCCATAGTGCTGTTCCTAGTGTGCATCCCTATTTAATGCTTAATCACACAAATCGTAGGCGCGATGCTTTCACAATGGCACACGAGCTGGGGCACACGATTCATCAATATCTATCGTATTCTGTGGGTTATTTAAACGCTGATACTCCACTAACAACAGCAGAAACTGCTTCTGTTTTTGCGGAAATGTTATTATTTGAAAAAATGCAGCAACGCCTAAATGATAAGGAAAAAATCGCTCTTTATGCAGGAAAGCTTGAAGATGTATTTGCAACACTTTTTCGCCAAAATGTTTTTACAAATTTTGAACGCTTGGTGCATAAAAAAGATGGGGAGTTAAGCACGGAAATGCTAAATGCTCTATGGCAAGAAGAAAATCAAAAAATGTTTGGTAAAAGCGTGATTTTAACAGAGAATTACAGGCTATGGTGGTCGTATATTCCACATTTTATCCATACGCCTTTTTATTGCTATGCTTATAGTTATGGGCAACTTTTAGTTTTTGCACTTTTTGGTGTGTATCGCAAGCAAAGGGAAGATTTTGTGGCAAAATACGAGAAGTTTTTGAGTCTTGGGGGAAGCAAAACGCCAAAAGAACTTGTTGGAATCTTTGGATTGGATCTTGAGAGTAGCGATTTTTGGGAAATTGGAATGCAAGAAGTTAGAATCCTTTTGGAAGGTTTAAAAGAAATTATAAAAAGGGTATGAAATGGAAGTTTTATTAAAGGATAAGAAGTTTCAAGCAATGCAAAGTAGGCATTGTTATGAGATTTTAGAGCATTTAATCCGCAAAAAAATCAACTTTTCTATTCTTTGCAATGTAGATTGTGTGAAGTTTGAGCCAAGTTTGCCCCAAGAGATTCGCAATGCGTTTGGAGAGCTAACTTTGTTTATTTTAGCTGGCTATACTTTTGAGAGTTTGGAGCTTGATGGAGAAAATTTGTATTTTGAAGCGGGATTTGGAGAAGAGAATTTGGGTAGTTTTGTAACAGCTCCGCTTAATAGCATTGTGCAAATTTTGTTATCAAATCACGATAGTTTGCAATCAGATTTTTGTATTTATGTCAATCTTTTTGCAACTTTTGCAAAGTTAAAGCCAAACTCTATGGAAGAAGATGAAGGAATAAATAGCTCAATGCAAGCCCTTTTGGCAAATCCAAAAAACAAAAGATTTAAAAAATAATTTGTTATACTGCGTGCATTTTAGTGCTTCAAATGGAGAAAAAATGGAGAAAAAGATTAACTTAGAGTTGTTCCGTTTTGATGTAAAAACGGATTATTTGCCCTATTTTGCAAAATTAACACTTAAAATCAATGTGGAAAAAACCTTGCTAGATTTGCTTAAAAGCGTCCAAGATTCTGTGTATGAGTATGGTTATAATGCTTATGGATTTAAGATTAATGGAGTAGTTGTTTATGACTTTGAGCTTCCTATTTTTAGGCTTTTAGATAGGTTTGGTAGTGAGTGGAAAGTAGAGCCACTTAATGCGCATTTAGCACTAAAGGATTTAGTGATTAATGTTGAACCATTTTTAGATAAACTTGCGCCACTAAGAGAATTAGGCTTAGATGAGTTAGCAAGTGATGAAGTGTTAAGCATTTTTAAAAATGCAGATTTTAAAGGAATTGGCATTGAGAAGTTGGAATCTAAAACGCTAAGTAATACATTTCTGCTTTCTTTCTTGCCCTATGCGTATGCAACGCCTTTGAGTGTGGAGAATCCAAGCTATTTAGGCGAAGCGTATTTTTTGCTTGTAGCGGCATTGTATGCAAAGCACAAAACAAATGCTATTTTAGAATCAGTAAGTGATTTAGAAAATGGAGTCTTAAATGCTCAAGAATTAAAAACATATCTTTTTCCACAAGATGATAGATTTGATCGTTGTATTAATGAGCTAAAAATATTACTATTTGATCGTTGTGAAAATCCAAAGATTCAGAAGTTTAAAGCCAAAATCTTAAAGAGTTAGGAGAAATAATGGAATCTTATATCCTTTTGCATAATAACTTTTATAAGCATTGCAAGCCTTTAATCTCTAGCGTTAAGAAACTCTTAGAGAAGATCCATATCCCTATTGTTAGGACAGAATCGCTAGCGCTTGATGAGAAGTTTTTGCCATTTATTACGCCTGTGGAGTATTTTAAGCCCTTAATTTTGCTATTAGATAAAGCGCAACAAGATGGACATAAGGTGTTAGTTTGTGATTCACAAAGTCTTTTGGTTATCACAAGGCTTTTAAAAAATCTGTATGAAAATACAGAACTTAGAGAAGAGCTAGCAAAGGCTTGTGCGATTGATATTTTAAATCTTGAAAATAGCTTTGTATTTGCCCCTGAAGTGCTGGTGGATAGGATTCCACTTGATGCTATAAAACACAGGCGTTGGGAGGGCTTTAAATGCGCTTTTATAATAGATAGAGAGCTTGAAGAGCGGATTAGAGAGTTGCAAATTCTATCGCGCATTGAGAGTTTTACAGGGCTTAAGATTTTGCCATTTTTTAAAGAGAGTTATGCATATTTGCTCCAAAGTAATCCCAAGCTTGCTTACAAAATGGGCGCAATGGATTATTATGAAATGGTAGATTGTGGAGTGGATTTTATTATCACCGCAAATTTAGGAAATTTTGAGCTTATGGACAAGCACATTAAGGACTTACAAGATGTTTCTGGGCGTGATACC
The Helicobacter winghamensis ATCC BAA-430 DNA segment above includes these coding regions:
- a CDS encoding autotransporter outer membrane beta-barrel domain-containing protein yields the protein MSLTTNLDYTNADVSKTYTDGVTKVDSTAKIYGYGVNARVGLSHYMLHNYLRVTPEIGFNYLGMHSKDFTLQHLGGTNEHYKAQYFNFIDTVASIKIESPYSNRLRTSFSVGGLYNVYKDAEGRLKLDRNILTSEIDVARWYAFVQMGLSYDFLENANLSLNYNGISTLSSKANSHSVFVKFAWWW
- a CDS encoding RBBP9/YdeN family alpha/beta hydrolase, coding for MKKLLMLLFLFVYPLFAKEVYIIHGFNCTSKYAWIPNLKQELQDLGYSVKALDMPTPDKPSLEQWTQHLKRQVTTLDSNTYFITHSLGGIALLQFLSQTQFKKDSKIGGIILVAPFDKPLEILPILNGFTQTKPNYKALQNHLNLAIVISSKDDKIVPHTLSKEVAKALNAKLIATDSGGHFMDQDGFYSLPLATQIFKDLQEQ
- a CDS encoding N-6 DNA methylase, which gives rise to MKELLRVFNYIQKYHEDNFDILYLVLEFLFFIKDKEQGSALLMQKDKEKALENFKSHLQEIGLEYFGFHSDLNYKKVLKSLQGFDIKAQTLWEFIQAITMQKTILKLYEYATPAEINALVYGILDIKSGESVYNPCCGLGSWLLHLKLHTKDCAFYGADINPKSIRIAKALALLLEFKTCSLSIKDIFSEPFKTESKFDKVFCHPPLLSHLSLKAPRESKLAPYNKTALEIPFIDYSLMRFSKKAVFIVRTSLLSKGAGERLCKYLLKNGLLESVIELPDNIFPYKTESYSILVISNTNKRCLFINARDFYIKEGKYHKLINLEEILDLYFSKQNTKYSNFVEYAKIKGINLCLFESQNSTQIPLGSLLDCIYRGARIVSKNDSDLISCYDFGIKDFNPYGFSDNFCDSTLKANSKQLEVLKIKPYDILLSMRGVTPKVAIISKEAENKIILANAGILVLRFKDYKVAKALYFYFLSKAGQELLKSFYLKHNERVGEKEIKALALPQDFLDSLESYNADFEKLCEYGEIVAKYTSAIKKTLGF
- a CDS encoding M3 family oligoendopeptidase, with protein sequence MKNTQDIWNLKPLFDSKESLQNAMQSAITKAQDFEKKYKGNLNALNAESFYQSLKEYEALCEKLSRIMTYAFLCFASNTKEGAFYAECEMEVNKAQDFLLFFDLEFNALERAKQQEFIESAKGYAYYLELLQKHAKYQLSLQEEKVLLKTQPVGVDSFKRLFDEHLSNLRFLITLKGANKEVSEEEVLSLLYDKDREVRKMAQESLSKTLAQNLPLLTYIYNVVRKDLKITVELRGYESLEQSRHIANQTTQKSVDMMVDTINKNVGIVEEYYTLKAQLLGYDCLYDYDRYAPIANDEADFSYMESKSIVLEAFAEFSPKFYEIAKRAFDEGWIDSHPRENKRGGAFSHSAVPSVHPYLMLNHTNRRRDAFTMAHELGHTIHQYLSYSVGYLNADTPLTTAETASVFAEMLLFEKMQQRLNDKEKIALYAGKLEDVFATLFRQNVFTNFERLVHKKDGELSTEMLNALWQEENQKMFGKSVILTENYRLWWSYIPHFIHTPFYCYAYSYGQLLVFALFGVYRKQREDFVAKYEKFLSLGGSKTPKELVGIFGLDLESSDFWEIGMQEVRILLEGLKEIIKRV
- a CDS encoding DUF5644 domain-containing protein, whose protein sequence is MEKKINLELFRFDVKTDYLPYFAKLTLKINVEKTLLDLLKSVQDSVYEYGYNAYGFKINGVVVYDFELPIFRLLDRFGSEWKVEPLNAHLALKDLVINVEPFLDKLAPLRELGLDELASDEVLSIFKNADFKGIGIEKLESKTLSNTFLLSFLPYAYATPLSVENPSYLGEAYFLLVAALYAKHKTNAILESVSDLENGVLNAQELKTYLFPQDDRFDRCINELKILLFDRCENPKIQKFKAKILKS
- a CDS encoding HdrB C-terminal domain-containing protein — its product is MESYILLHNNFYKHCKPLISSVKKLLEKIHIPIVRTESLALDEKFLPFITPVEYFKPLILLLDKAQQDGHKVLVCDSQSLLVITRLLKNLYENTELREELAKACAIDILNLENSFVFAPEVLVDRIPLDAIKHRRWEGFKCAFIIDRELEERIRELQILSRIESFTGLKILPFFKESYAYLLQSNPKLAYKMGAMDYYEMVDCGVDFIITANLGNFELMDKHIKDLQDVSGRDTAEIPLLFMPQVILALFMDSNAESLEFNAHKIKPQML
- a CDS encoding beta strand repeat-containing protein yields the protein MQNNVQLTQRGGGANPSYQPLKRLTSSIFYGSLVLTTLLTNVNADDITITQPQNNNVSIQSGQNKDNIIVESGGSIIVNNQSVVAIENKGTINQSIHIKDGATLTGGTNTTGNSFYVSIHNNSGTIGDIKIDKGAILNGGIMNYARLMGGRSTVKGDIEVAGTINGTNIGIQNSFGTIEGNVLVKETGKLTGNIWNQDRIQGKVEVNGYLDGSIVNRNNNSQSYIGENIIVGSGGNVTKDIRNEGTIEKGIIIEKGGVVAGSINNTGKINQNGISINGGSVGGDIKNSGTNAKTGNITINNGGSVGGSIINENGANYEATNTITLDKGSSLGGIQNKGANSTFSANLDLKGNVGTISNEGTFNSDLNLNNISVNTINNSKDFNGDLNLSNGASVQAINNNGGTISKDISINSNAKVGTISNAVGAIIAKNISVNNATLTSIDNKGTIQEAIKLENNGTIGDITNSGTITNGITASNGTINKITNSGTISKEINISSNAKVGAISNSGTIQEAIRLNSGILTALSNAKNATIKEVSITNNSKVGNITNEGTITNGITIDKASLEGNITNSGNLSKIDVNNGGNITGNITYSNNAKGNLTIKDGGKVAGAFINEKNSTFNDAIKVENNASLGGVVNKGTFSGSLTVDKGGEVGYISYEEGSTFNGTLDIKGEVGGISNKGNFNGTIKVDSILKALSNEGTIKEVELANTAKLDALINEGTINDKLTNKGELAQLANSGTLENGFESESKKIPL